The Acidobacteriota bacterium genomic interval AACTATAACTGTGAGAACTCCAATTATTATTCCCAGAAGCGTCAGGAAAGTTCTTAATTTGTTAGAAAAAAGTGAAGAGAGGGATATTCGAAATGATTCAAATAAATTTATTTTTCCCATTTAAATTAAAATACGAATAATGGAGAAAAAAGTTTTGGGCAGGAAATATTTATTTTTTTCCGAAATTTTTTGAGGATTTGACATACTCCTCTTTTCTATCGCCCAAGAAGAACTCAGATATTTTCTCGTTCTGAATCAAAGAATAAAAAGCCATGTACAGATATCCTGATTGGAACAATAAAAGGAAGGGAATTGTCATGTAGATTCCTTCTTTAAAGGCTAAAATTACGGTAAATGTAAAATATATTCCCATTAAAAGTTCAATGTATGAGATAAAATTTTTCTTGGCCCTGTACTTTTTCATAAGCCAGTTTTCTTTTTGGCTTTCAATACCATATTTTGGAGTTCTTACAAATTCAGATTTTTTATCCATAAGAGCTTCTAAGACAGCCCAGGCATTGTTTATTGCAAGTCCGATTCCCAGAGACATCAAAAATGGAAGGTATTTAAATGTATCCTCCCAGTCAGTGTATATTTCTTTCTGAGAAACTAAATAGAATAGGGAAAAAGATGCAGTTGCAAACATAAAAAGAGGAAAATCTATTGCAATCATATCAGACCAGCCAAGTCCCTTTCTTATAATAACGGTAGGCATCACAAGAAGAGAAAGGGGAGCCATTAAAAGAAATGTTAGATTTCCAGTCAGATGAAAGAACGCCTCTAATTTTTGCCAGAAAGAAATCCTTGACTTTAAAATCACAGGGAGTATTTTCTTTGCTGTCTGAATCGAACCTTTCGCCCATCTGAATTGTTGGCTTTTGAATCCATTCATATCTACTGGAAGTTCTGCAGGAACAGAAAATTCTGGAAGATAGATAAATTTCCAACCGAGTAACTGAGTTCTGTAGCTTAAATCGAGGTCCTCCGCAAGAGTGTCCACTCCCCATCCTCCTGCCTGGTATATAGCCACCTTTCTCCAGATTCCTGCTGTTCCATTGAAGTTAAAAAATCTTCCTGATCGATTTCTTGCTATATGTTCTATCATAAAATGGCCATCTAAGAATATTGACTGAACTTTTGTAAGCAATGAATAATCCCGATTTATATGACCCCATCTTGCCTGAACCATTGCAACTAAGTCATCTGTAAAATAATGAATTGTGCTTTTTAAAAAATCTGGTGTTGGAATAAAATCAGCGTCAAATATGGCGACAAATTCTCCCTCTGATTCTTTAAGGCCTTCTTCAAGGGCACCTGCTTTAAACCCTCTTCTATTTTCTCTGTGAAAATATTTGATGTTAAACCCCTTTTCCCTGTAAAACTCCACCCTGTTTTTCGCAATTTCTTGGGACTCATCTATCGAGTCATCCAAAACCTGAATATCAATAAGTTCTTTTGGATAATCAAGTCTGCATACCGCATCGACCAGTCTTCTTACCACATACATCTCATTATAGATTGGAAGTTGAATTGTAACAGTGGGAAGTTTTTTAAAATAACTTTTTGGTTTTATGTCTTTATTTTTATTTTTAAGAAAAAGATAAAGCAAAAAATATCGGTGGAATCCATAAACAGATAGAATTGCCAATATTGAAAAATACAAAATCAACACAAGTGTCTTTATTTCTACCAATTATATTCTCCTACGCATTTTAAGAAATTTTAATTATATAGAAGGATGTTATCCAAGTCAAATTAATGGAAATTCATGAAGCAAGTAAAGTTTTGTGGTAGGAGAAATTAAATCAATGTATTTTTAGGCAAGAAGAGTGACTTAAAATACTACTTAGATTGAGAGGTTAACCGTCTTCTGAGCGATATATCGACGAGCATCTAAAAATCTGCGAAGTAAGTGAGAATAATTTCCTATATTTATTATATCGAAAGAGAAATGATATAACGAACGTGAGCGAGAGAGGATTTATCATCTAAGAGATAGTATAACTTTGAGAGATAGGAGATTATTTGAACGAACGAGCATAGATTTTGATGCAAGGAGATCTGAGCGAAGGGGATGGTTAACCTCTCTATCTCTATTTTTGTCCACCCTTGCTGCCCAAATTATTAACAGCCACAAAACTTTACTTGTTTCCGAAATTCAGCTTACCTCAACTTTTCTTGCTTTTTCCTTCTTACCCATTTTATCAATTTTTTCTATTTCTTTTTCAATAACACTTTTTAGGGCAAATAAAACTTCTTTTTTTGCATTGAATAGATGCTTTCCTGCTTCTGTATTTGGAATCTTTGCAAAAAATAAATAAACAGGACAAAATTTACAGAATTCAAGAAAATTCCCCATAATTCTCCCCTCCAAATTTTATTTCAAGAAACCCCTCTTTTATCGTTGCTTCTTCTATCTTTTTAAAAGAAAGGCTTCTCGGCAAGACTAAATTTCTTTTAAAATTTTTAAATTTTATCGTCAATTCATCTCCATTTACCCATAGGTCAACAACTTCTTTTGTAGCAAACGGCATTTTTATCAAAAGAAAATGATTTCCATTTAATTCAACCACTTTTATTGGCTTTTCTTTGTAAAAAATCTCAACGGGATTTTTATCCTGATAGATGTAAGAAGCCATCTGTGATAACAAATCTTTTCCAACAACTTCTTCTTTCCATAATTTTGACTTAAAGATGGGAATCGGACTGAAATTCTCTTCTATATTTTTTAGATGCTCTTTCTGAATTTCTTTCCAGCGATCATAGAAACTATCCTGAATTTCATCCGTTATTATTCTATTGATAATAACAGCATCTGTAACAAAGCCGAATAGATTTAAAAATGTGTACGCTCTTTGAGCTTCTTTTATCACCATTTTTTCAGGATTCACCACCATCCTTACAGAAGAAATTTCGGGATCTGTAAGAACCTCCTTTATTCCAATGAGATTTCTGTAAAGTTTTTCAACTGAGGCAAAAACACCATCATCAGGAAGGGGAAAATCAACAAACTGTTTCATAATAGGTCTTACCCCCTTTAGGACCATCCTCTCGATGTTGAATATTTTTTCCATGTACCACTTTGCAATGTCAGGAACAGAGAGTAACCTCAGCGTATCTCCGGTTGGAGCACAGTCTATTATTATTACATCAAATTGTCCCTTCATATAATATTGAACAAGTTCTAAAAGGGAAAATATTTCTTCCATTCCAGGAAAAACTGCCATCTCTTCAGCAATTATGTCATCGAGGCCACGTTTTTTCAAAAAATCATGGATGAAGTTTTTAATAGGACCCCAGTTTTTCTGAATCTCATAATTCACATCGATTTCAACCCCCATCAAGTTCTTTCCTACCCCCTTTATTTCTTTTCCAATCTCCATCTCAAAAGAATCTGACAGAGAATGAGCTGCATCTGTACTCATTAATAGCGTCCTGTAGCCAAGCTCAGAACATCTGAGAGCAGTGGCAGAGGCAACAGAAGTTTTTCCTACCCCACCCTTTCCAGTGAAGAGAATTATTCTTATTTTCTGTTTTTCTTTTTTCATTTTATTATTATAATATTTTAATGATTATGAGTTGTCAAACAAAGCTGAATGAAATTGAGAAAATAATAAAAACTCTTAAAAAAGAATCCAGCCGATTTAAAGCTCCTACTGTAACAGAAATTTCAGAAAATACTCGATCACCTTATCAGGTTCTTGTCACCTGTCTTTTAAGCCTTAGAACAAAGGATGAAGTGACAGGGAATGCATCGAAAAGGCTATTTAAATTAGCTGACACCCCAGAGAAAATGTTAAAAATTTCAACAAAAAAAATTGAAAAGGCAATCTATCCTGTTGGATTTTATAAGACAAAGGCAAAAAGAATCAAAGAAATATCAAAAATTCTTGTAGAGAGATACCATTCAAAGGCTCCTGATACAATTGAGGAGTTATTAAAGTTTAAAGGAATTGGAAGAAAAACTGCAAATATCGTTCTTGTCTATGGATATGGGAAAAAAGCACTTCCAATTGACACGCATTGTCACAGGATTCCCAATAGACTTGGCTGGATT includes:
- the nth gene encoding endonuclease III; the protein is MSCQTKLNEIEKIIKTLKKESSRFKAPTVTEISENTRSPYQVLVTCLLSLRTKDEVTGNASKRLFKLADTPEKMLKISTKKIEKAIYPVGFYKTKAKRIKEISKILVERYHSKAPDTIEELLKFKGIGRKTANIVLVYGYGKKALPIDTHCHRIPNRLGWIHTKTPEQTELELRKLIPERYWMDFNDLFVQFGQNICKPVKPNCPECPIKKYCNYYKYSF
- a CDS encoding ArsA family ATPase encodes the protein MKKEKQKIRIILFTGKGGVGKTSVASATALRCSELGYRTLLMSTDAAHSLSDSFEMEIGKEIKGVGKNLMGVEIDVNYEIQKNWGPIKNFIHDFLKKRGLDDIIAEEMAVFPGMEEIFSLLELVQYYMKGQFDVIIIDCAPTGDTLRLLSVPDIAKWYMEKIFNIERMVLKGVRPIMKQFVDFPLPDDGVFASVEKLYRNLIGIKEVLTDPEISSVRMVVNPEKMVIKEAQRAYTFLNLFGFVTDAVIINRIITDEIQDSFYDRWKEIQKEHLKNIEENFSPIPIFKSKLWKEEVVGKDLLSQMASYIYQDKNPVEIFYKEKPIKVVELNGNHFLLIKMPFATKEVVDLWVNGDELTIKFKNFKRNLVLPRSLSFKKIEEATIKEGFLEIKFGGENYGEFS
- a CDS encoding cellulose synthase family protein; its protein translation is MVEIKTLVLILYFSILAILSVYGFHRYFLLYLFLKNKNKDIKPKSYFKKLPTVTIQLPIYNEMYVVRRLVDAVCRLDYPKELIDIQVLDDSIDESQEIAKNRVEFYREKGFNIKYFHRENRRGFKAGALEEGLKESEGEFVAIFDADFIPTPDFLKSTIHYFTDDLVAMVQARWGHINRDYSLLTKVQSIFLDGHFMIEHIARNRSGRFFNFNGTAGIWRKVAIYQAGGWGVDTLAEDLDLSYRTQLLGWKFIYLPEFSVPAELPVDMNGFKSQQFRWAKGSIQTAKKILPVILKSRISFWQKLEAFFHLTGNLTFLLMAPLSLLVMPTVIIRKGLGWSDMIAIDFPLFMFATASFSLFYLVSQKEIYTDWEDTFKYLPFLMSLGIGLAINNAWAVLEALMDKKSEFVRTPKYGIESQKENWLMKKYRAKKNFISYIELLMGIYFTFTVILAFKEGIYMTIPFLLLFQSGYLYMAFYSLIQNEKISEFFLGDRKEEYVKSSKNFGKK